In Alkalihalobacterium alkalinitrilicum, a genomic segment contains:
- a CDS encoding IS4 family transposase, with protein MAKSLFLEAVEVTQNVLHDYVFKCESRSKPTYFTREGRNKLNFISTILFMLNFVKKSFQIELDDYFKLLGNRTESISKQAFSEARKKIKPEAFIKLFDTIVDWYYKENPYKKFMGFRIFAIDASILEINNSIRLRDAFGVSKGSSLELARAMASCIYDTENNLIVKALITKCTDGERSVAIKLMNSFKDHLNNNDLFLFDRGYPSLDFFAYLIELNVKFMIRTPVNYYKSSIKSSVPDQIIELKRKGSVMRLRAIRFTLPSGEDELLITNIEDETFGIQDFKTLYFKRWRIETKYDELKNKLQLQKFTGDTPLSVEQDFYATMFLANMASLVKQEADEMIAKEQEGKDLKYEYTANANVLTGKLKANLVRIILEESPRRRKKLYKQMLDEIKRNRTPIRPGRSFKRTKGLRANRNGLVQKSAL; from the coding sequence GTGGCAAAAAGCCTGTTTTTAGAAGCTGTAGAGGTAACCCAGAACGTCCTACATGACTATGTTTTTAAGTGTGAATCACGTTCCAAACCAACCTATTTTACTCGTGAAGGGAGAAACAAATTAAATTTTATTAGCACTATTCTTTTTATGCTCAATTTCGTGAAAAAAAGCTTTCAGATTGAGCTGGATGACTATTTTAAGCTTCTTGGAAATAGGACGGAAAGTATTAGTAAACAGGCGTTTTCTGAGGCTAGAAAGAAGATTAAACCGGAAGCATTTATAAAATTATTTGATACCATTGTGGATTGGTACTACAAGGAAAATCCTTATAAAAAATTTATGGGGTTTCGTATTTTCGCTATCGATGCATCCATCTTGGAAATAAATAATTCCATAAGATTAAGGGATGCCTTTGGCGTTTCGAAAGGCAGTTCTTTAGAACTGGCTCGCGCAATGGCATCCTGTATCTATGATACCGAAAATAATCTAATTGTAAAGGCTTTGATTACAAAATGTACAGATGGAGAACGGTCTGTCGCTATCAAACTGATGAACAGCTTTAAAGATCACTTGAACAATAACGACCTTTTTCTTTTTGATCGAGGATATCCATCATTAGATTTTTTCGCTTATCTAATAGAATTAAATGTAAAATTTATGATTAGAACACCTGTCAATTATTATAAATCTAGTATTAAATCTTCGGTGCCTGACCAAATAATTGAGCTTAAAAGAAAAGGGAGCGTGATGCGCTTAAGGGCTATACGGTTTACACTGCCATCGGGTGAAGATGAGTTGCTCATCACAAATATAGAAGATGAAACATTTGGGATACAGGATTTTAAAACACTCTATTTTAAGCGGTGGAGAATTGAAACAAAATATGATGAATTAAAAAATAAACTTCAACTTCAAAAGTTTACAGGTGATACTCCTCTTTCAGTTGAACAAGATTTTTATGCGACCATGTTTCTAGCAAACATGGCTTCGCTAGTTAAACAAGAGGCTGACGAAATGATTGCCAAAGAGCAAGAAGGAAAGGATCTAAAATATGAATACACAGCTAACGCCAACGTTTTGACCGGTAAGCTGAAAGCTAATCTAGTCCGTATTATATTAGAGGAAAGTCCAAGACGACGTAAAAAGCTATATAAGCAAATGCTTGACGAAATCAAAAGGAATCGTACTCCCATAAGACCAGGTAGAAGTTTCAAACGTACTAAGGGGTTGCGAGCTAATAGAAACGGGCTAGTTCAGAAGTCTGCATTATAG
- a CDS encoding IS110 family transposase: MTYTLLNHIQGKNGSQWAKFIRETGTENLLMVAIDAAKYTHKAMICTFYGDILVKPFEFDASLTGLDIVKKHIREEREKYGMKEVVVGIETTGHYYEDLVRRCHKEGYRVRIINAATTDQERQALLNWSKTDNIDLMAIIQSLIHGRGTSSELRSGSIGSLQKLTRARRELVDDRTSTQNLIRMHIDHVFREFQGKSIWDNGKRKHVQPFSKLFGKAPRYMMRHYPHPNDILELGKEGLRELSIRENLKLRDSTIECLLDFAQSSISQPKENVEVDIYLLAQKLDRLELLDNQIKRLEKKIEDLFIETPGAIILAVPGIGVVTGAEFYAEMGDITDFDHAGQLIKLAGTNPIVKQSGGHKPSYYGISKQGRRPFRNIVYQVGKSLAVNNPEMRQRYLALKERGKHTRQAYVALGNRMIRLAFSMIRHQSLYRTDQENYVLVEVIRNKLRSPNVEKFFENFVSPGLTQSA, encoded by the coding sequence ATGACTTATACATTATTGAACCATATTCAAGGGAAAAACGGAAGTCAGTGGGCAAAGTTTATAAGAGAAACTGGGACTGAAAACCTATTAATGGTGGCAATTGATGCGGCTAAGTATACACATAAAGCAATGATTTGTACGTTCTATGGGGATATATTAGTTAAACCGTTTGAGTTTGATGCGTCTCTAACAGGGTTAGACATAGTTAAAAAGCATATTCGGGAGGAAAGAGAAAAGTATGGTATGAAAGAGGTTGTGGTAGGAATTGAAACCACTGGGCATTATTACGAAGATCTTGTTCGTCGATGTCATAAAGAAGGATACCGTGTCCGAATCATAAATGCAGCGACAACGGACCAAGAAAGGCAAGCTCTCTTAAATTGGTCTAAAACAGATAATATTGATCTCATGGCTATTATACAGTCATTGATCCACGGGAGAGGAACATCTAGTGAGCTACGTTCAGGCAGTATAGGTTCTTTACAAAAATTAACTCGCGCACGCCGTGAATTAGTTGATGACCGGACTTCTACACAGAACTTAATTCGGATGCATATAGACCATGTATTTCGTGAATTCCAAGGAAAAAGTATTTGGGATAATGGAAAGCGAAAACATGTCCAACCCTTCTCTAAATTGTTTGGTAAAGCCCCGCGCTATATGATGAGACATTACCCACACCCTAACGATATTCTAGAACTGGGTAAAGAAGGGTTACGTGAGTTATCTATTCGTGAAAATTTGAAACTGCGTGATAGTACGATTGAATGTTTACTAGATTTTGCACAAAGCTCTATTTCTCAGCCTAAGGAGAATGTAGAGGTTGATATCTATCTTCTTGCTCAAAAATTAGACCGGTTAGAATTATTAGATAATCAAATTAAACGGTTAGAGAAGAAAATTGAAGACCTGTTTATCGAGACCCCTGGCGCTATTATTTTAGCTGTACCTGGAATAGGAGTTGTTACGGGTGCTGAATTCTATGCAGAAATGGGGGATATCACCGATTTTGACCATGCAGGACAACTAATAAAGCTAGCTGGTACAAATCCGATAGTCAAACAATCTGGAGGCCATAAACCTAGTTATTACGGCATTTCTAAACAAGGAAGGCGCCCGTTCAGAAACATTGTGTACCAGGTAGGAAAATCTTTAGCTGTCAATAACCCTGAGATGAGACAGAGATATTTGGCCCTGAAAGAGCGTGGGAAACACACTCGCCAAGCTTACGTTGCTTTAGGAAACCGTATGATACGTCTAGCCTTTTCAATGATTCGACATCAGTCATTATACCGTACTGATCAAGAAAACTATGTGTTAGTAGAAGTCATAAGAAATAAACTGCGAAGTCCCAATGTAGAAAAATTCTTTGAAAACTTTGTCTCACCAGGACTTACTCAATCTGCTTAA
- a CDS encoding HRDC domain-containing protein, producing MTVLLSVIQSTIMPETSSTNGNDSEVQLSSEHKETIPQRKSKKVQSADTNLEELKVKLTDFRARRAKELNVKPFYIFTNNTLENLLQKRPVTMKDLLEIDGIGPKKADQFGQEIIEIIQSHSSK from the coding sequence GTGACAGTTCTGTTATCGGTTATTCAAAGCACTATAATGCCAGAAACATCATCTACGAACGGTAATGATAGCGAAGTTCAATTAAGCTCTGAACATAAAGAGACTATCCCTCAAAGGAAGTCGAAGAAGGTTCAGTCTGCAGATACTAACCTGGAAGAATTAAAGGTAAAGCTAACAGATTTTCGAGCGAGGCGTGCAAAAGAACTCAATGTGAAGCCATTTTACATATTCACGAATAACACGCTAGAAAATCTCTTGCAAAAAAGACCCGTTACAATGAAGGACCTATTAGAAATTGATGGCATTGGGCCAAAGAAAGCTGACCAGTTTGGTCAAGAGATAATAGAAATTATTCAGAGTCATAGCTCCAAATAA